CCACTGGTCAGCAGGCTAGGGTGGGTTTGTCTCTTGGTATACTTAGGAGGACTCCAGTTTACTTGTTGGATGAGCCTACCATGGGTTTGAGTCCTGAGGCTGCTAGGCTGGTTCGGGGGCATCTCCTCAAATTGAATAGGGAGTTTAATGTGACCATTCTCTATGCTACTCATCATCCTCTGGAGGCTCAGGAGGTGGCTGGTAGGGTTATTATTTTGGATCGTGGTAGGGTTGTCGCTGATGGTAAGCCTGAAAAGCTTATTAGGGGTAGTGGTGTGGGGGAGTCTATAGCTGTGGAGGTTTATGGCGTCTACTTCGATTTAAATAGGGTGTTGGGGAGGGTTGAAGCCAATTACGTTAACGTTCGCCCCATGAGGTTGGAGGTTGGCGAGTATGAGGTTGTTTTGGGTGTTAGGGATAGTGATGTGGTTCTCCCCAAACTTCTCAGTGAACTTATATCTATGGGGGCTAAGGTTAGTAGGGTGAGGGTGAGGAAGGCTAACCTTGAGGATGCATTCCTCTATTATGTGGGTGGTGGACGTGCCTAAGCTTCAGGGTTTACGTGAGAGGGTTAAGGTGAATTTGAGGCATATCCTCACATTCTATTATGAGGAGGCTTCAAGGGTGGCTGTTTGGTGGCTTTGGAGCATCCCCTTCCAAATACTCCAGATAATCTTCTCACTCCTACTATACAAGTATTATGCATTGGCTTTCGGCGGCTTCAGCCCACTTTATGGCGGCAACTTCATGGCCTTCATAATTTCAGGTTTAATGATAAACACCTATATGGATGCCTCCCTGGAAGTCTATTATCAGTCTATTGCAGCCCTATATCATGGTAGAATGGGGATTGGAGGTGTACATTTGTCTAGGAGGGATTACCTGCAGTTGGCCGGTATATCCCCATACACCTTCATCTTTGCTAGGACGAGTTGGAGGTATCTTATGGAGACAATCATGTTCACCCTATACTTCCTCATTGGAGTACTCTTCTTCGGCTTCCAAGCCTCCATGGAGGCGAATCCAAGCCTAGTAATCTGCATAATCCTACTCAGCATAGCTGCATGTAGCGGTATAGGTTTAATTTCAGCTTCAATGTACTGGCTTATTGGCGCCTATAGGGGCACTGAGCCCATTGCATGGTTTACGAGGCTACTAGTCCCCCTCACTGCTGGAATATATATTCCAAGGGAAATCCTCCCAAGGGAACTTGCATTTCTGGGAAGCCTACTACCCCAAACCTACGCTGCAGACGCCATAAGGAGAACGCTACTTATGGGGGCAGCCCTCAACGATGTTAAAGGCGACATAATCACATTAGCCCTCCAAGCATCCATACTAATACCCATTGGAATAATAG
This portion of the Candidatus Methanomethylicota archaeon genome encodes:
- a CDS encoding ABC transporter ATP-binding protein, producing MDAVLVEGLVRVYRVLGAGFYDPGVFYEGFGGRFLYEVFMRSVLGKRDVYALNGVSFRVGVGEFVCLLGPNGSGKTTLIKVLAGIIPPSGGRAEVLGFDVVRERGEVVRRVTYIPSLIGAGAWAQPRLTVRQNLRIMARLFNYPFEEVLDVAGRLGLGEVLDRPFGSLSTGQQARVGLSLGILRRTPVYLLDEPTMGLSPEAARLVRGHLLKLNREFNVTILYATHHPLEAQEVAGRVIILDRGRVVADGKPEKLIRGSGVGESIAVEVYGVYFDLNRVLGRVEANYVNVRPMRLEVGEYEVVLGVRDSDVVLPKLLSELISMGAKVSRVRVRKANLEDAFLYYVGGGRA
- a CDS encoding ABC transporter permease — translated: MPKLQGLRERVKVNLRHILTFYYEEASRVAVWWLWSIPFQILQIIFSLLLYKYYALAFGGFSPLYGGNFMAFIISGLMINTYMDASLEVYYQSIAALYHGRMGIGGVHLSRRDYLQLAGISPYTFIFARTSWRYLMETIMFTLYFLIGVLFFGFQASMEANPSLVICIILLSIAACSGIGLISASMYWLIGAYRGTEPIAWFTRLLVPLTAGIYIPREILPRELAFLGSLLPQTYAADAIRRTLLMGAALNDVKGDIITLALQASILIPIGIIALKYSLTLERKRATMY